One part of the Actinomyces howellii genome encodes these proteins:
- a CDS encoding YagU family protein, protein MTQWLTQHLVTTDPARRRVTVAAVVGLIAGVFSAIVKFGWEVPFPPRTPGLRSETNPPQAMLEWFGMSPETSHTMVTFSNNELPIMSFIVHFSFGIVFGLLYCVAAEYCPRIKLWQGAVFGVAVYVGAHVVVMPLLGWAPNPFPWVEGAQTWSEHFSEFFGHIVWMWSIEIVRRDLRNRITHEPDAEVPLPDASR, encoded by the coding sequence ATGACCCAGTGGCTCACCCAGCACCTCGTCACGACCGACCCGGCCCGCCGCCGGGTCACAGTGGCGGCCGTCGTCGGACTCATCGCGGGAGTCTTCTCCGCCATCGTCAAGTTCGGCTGGGAGGTGCCCTTTCCGCCGCGCACGCCCGGGCTGCGCTCGGAGACCAACCCGCCCCAGGCGATGCTCGAGTGGTTCGGCATGAGCCCTGAGACCTCGCACACGATGGTGACGTTCTCCAACAACGAGCTGCCGATCATGTCCTTCATCGTGCACTTCAGCTTCGGGATCGTCTTCGGCCTGCTCTACTGCGTCGCCGCGGAGTACTGCCCCCGGATCAAGCTCTGGCAGGGCGCCGTCTTCGGCGTCGCCGTCTACGTCGGCGCCCACGTCGTCGTCATGCCGCTGCTGGGCTGGGCACCCAACCCCTTCCCGTGGGTCGAGGGCGCCCAGACCTGGTCCGAGCACTTCTCCGAGTTCTTCGGCCACATCGTGTGGATGTGGAGCATCGAGATCGTGCGCCGCGACCTGCGCAACCGCATCACCCACGAGCCCGACGCCGAGGTGCCCCTGCCCGACGCCTCCCGCTGA
- a CDS encoding 1,4-dihydroxy-2-naphthoyl-CoA synthase, whose protein sequence is MSLATAYPLPARVSEIFDPSRWRAVEGFDDLTDVTYHRGCLRDGSGAWVRDLPVTRVAINRPELRNAFRPRTVDELYRALDHARMSGDVGAVVLTGNGPSPKDGGWGFCSGGDQRVRAADGYRYERDDEPDDEPDDEPGQPHEDDAPDRHDAEVAARRARIDAARAGRLHILEVQRLIRTMPKVVIAAVSGWAAGGGHSLNVVCDLSVASIEHARFKQTDADVGSFDAGYGSALLARQVGDKRAREIFFLAREYSARDAERWGVVNEAVPHAELEERALEYAAVVAGKSPQAIRMLKLAFNLADDGLAGQQVFAGEATRLAYMTAEAAEGRDAFLERRPPDWSPFPYYF, encoded by the coding sequence ATGAGCCTGGCCACCGCGTACCCGCTGCCCGCACGGGTCTCCGAGATCTTCGACCCGTCGCGCTGGCGCGCCGTCGAGGGATTCGACGACCTCACCGACGTCACCTACCACCGCGGCTGCCTGCGCGACGGCTCCGGGGCGTGGGTGCGGGACCTGCCGGTGACCCGGGTCGCCATCAACCGCCCCGAGCTGCGCAACGCCTTCCGGCCGCGCACGGTTGACGAGCTCTACCGCGCCCTCGACCACGCCCGCATGAGCGGGGACGTCGGTGCGGTCGTGCTCACCGGCAACGGTCCGAGTCCCAAGGACGGCGGATGGGGATTCTGCTCCGGCGGCGACCAGCGGGTCCGGGCCGCTGACGGATACCGTTACGAGCGCGACGACGAGCCCGACGACGAGCCCGACGACGAGCCCGGGCAGCCGCACGAGGACGACGCACCGGACCGGCATGACGCCGAGGTCGCCGCGCGGCGCGCACGCATCGACGCCGCGCGCGCCGGACGCCTCCACATCCTGGAGGTCCAGCGGCTCATCCGCACGATGCCCAAGGTCGTCATCGCCGCGGTGAGCGGCTGGGCCGCCGGCGGGGGGCACTCCCTCAACGTCGTGTGCGACCTGTCGGTGGCCAGCATCGAGCACGCGCGCTTCAAGCAGACCGACGCCGACGTCGGTTCCTTCGACGCCGGCTACGGCTCGGCGCTCCTGGCCCGGCAGGTCGGGGACAAGCGCGCCCGTGAGATCTTCTTCCTGGCCCGGGAGTACTCGGCCCGTGACGCCGAGCGCTGGGGGGTGGTCAACGAGGCCGTCCCGCACGCCGAGCTCGAGGAGCGCGCCCTGGAGTACGCGGCCGTCGTGGCCGGCAAGTCCCCCCAGGCGATCCGGATGCTCAAGCTGGCCTTCAACCTCGCCGACGACGGGCTGGCGGGTCAGCAGGTCTTCGCCGGGGAGGCCACCCGGCTGGCCTACATGACGGCCGAGGCCGCTGAGGGCCGCGACGCCTTCCTCGAGCGCCGGCCACCGGACTGGTCACCCTTCCCCTACTACTTCTGA
- a CDS encoding o-succinylbenzoate synthase, translating to MTSHFLEHTFDAKSIRGEIDLLALHASDRAGILDGVDRAVVWDVDLTTRFRGITRRDGVLLHGPGGWGEVAPFWDYGPEEAAPWLASALDSAVRGHDDLPRHRDTVPVNVTVPEVDEVSAHALVLSSGATTAKVKVGSSRTVRGTALADDLHRLAAVRDALGPSGRIRIDVNGAWDLETARANVPLLNAAAKGLEYVEQPCASVEDMAALRRVVDVPIAADESIRLSEDPLAVARLEAADIAVLKVAPLGGVHRALELAERLGLPAVVSSALDTSVGIAAGAALAAALPDLNHACGLGTVSMLTRDVAVPSVAPVRGTLEVKPAHVSKALLGSTLADAEVTGHWQVRLSHLVAALTARREREAWGPATAVAGLPL from the coding sequence GTGACAAGCCACTTCCTAGAGCACACCTTCGATGCCAAGAGCATCCGCGGCGAGATCGACCTCCTGGCCCTCCACGCCTCAGATCGCGCGGGGATCCTTGACGGCGTCGACAGGGCCGTCGTGTGGGACGTGGACTTGACGACGAGGTTCAGAGGCATCACCCGCCGCGACGGCGTCCTCCTCCACGGACCGGGCGGGTGGGGGGAGGTCGCTCCGTTCTGGGACTACGGCCCCGAGGAGGCGGCGCCGTGGCTGGCCAGCGCCCTGGACTCGGCTGTGCGCGGGCACGACGACCTGCCGCGTCACCGGGACACCGTCCCCGTCAACGTGACCGTCCCCGAGGTCGACGAGGTCAGCGCCCACGCCCTTGTCCTGTCATCGGGCGCCACGACCGCCAAGGTCAAGGTCGGTTCGAGCCGCACCGTGCGCGGCACGGCCCTGGCGGACGACCTCCACCGCCTCGCCGCCGTGCGCGACGCCCTGGGACCCTCGGGTCGCATCCGCATCGACGTCAACGGCGCCTGGGACCTGGAGACCGCGCGGGCCAACGTGCCCCTGCTCAACGCGGCCGCCAAGGGCCTGGAGTACGTCGAGCAGCCCTGCGCCTCCGTCGAGGACATGGCGGCGCTGCGCCGCGTCGTCGACGTGCCCATCGCCGCCGACGAGTCCATCCGCCTGTCCGAGGACCCCCTGGCCGTGGCCCGCCTCGAGGCCGCCGACATCGCCGTGCTCAAGGTCGCGCCCCTGGGAGGGGTCCACCGGGCGCTGGAGCTGGCCGAGCGCCTTGGGCTGCCGGCTGTCGTGTCCTCGGCCCTTGACACCTCCGTGGGCATCGCTGCGGGCGCCGCCCTGGCGGCCGCCCTGCCCGACCTCAACCACGCCTGCGGCCTGGGGACGGTCTCCATGCTCACCCGGGACGTCGCGGTCCCCAGCGTCGCGCCGGTGCGCGGGACCCTCGAGGTCAAGCCGGCCCACGTCTCCAAGGCGCTGCTCGGCTCGACCCTGGCGGACGCCGAGGTGACCGGGCACTGGCAGGTGCGACTGTCCCACCTCGTGGCCGCGCTGACCGCCCGCAGGGAGCGCGAGGCGTGGGGGCCTGCGACGGCGGTGGCGGGACTGCCGCTGTGA